A section of the Gasterosteus aculeatus chromosome 10, fGasAcu3.hap1.1, whole genome shotgun sequence genome encodes:
- the edn2 gene encoding endothelin-2, with product MASFTCKTLTLFFLGMALQESCGLPLSDGAELPAQALHQHRVRTKRCSCSSWDDKECIYFCHLDIIWVNTPSKLLPYGLGSPPSRRRRRSAERCECLRPTDTTCSGFCHESSKNPRTNVSRRSVESGSTNRNKLVKSFRSVVKSNIAIAKEFLSSNKNLGGPNRVSSRTRR from the exons ATGGCTTCCTTCACCTGCAAGACGCTGACTTTGTTCTTCCTCGGCATGGCTCTGCAAGAGA GTTGTGGACTCCCCTTATCAGACGGGGCAGAGCTGCCAGCTCAGGCTCTCCACCAACACAGAGTCAGGACCAAACGCTGCTCTTGTAGCAGCTGGGATGATAAAGAATGCATCTACTTCTGCCACCTGGACATTATTTGGGTCAACACGCCAAG TAAGCTCCTTCCTTATGGCCTCGGAAGCCCTCCGTCTCGTCGCCGCCGCCGTTCAGCTGAGCGTTGCGAATGCCTCAGGCCGACCGATACAACCTGCTCCGGCTTCTGCCACGAAAG CTCAAAGAATCCAAGGACAAACGTCTCGCGCCGATCGGTGGAGTCTGGGAGCACAAACCGCAACAAACTGGTGAAATCCTTCAG GTCTGTGGTGAAATCCAACATTGCGATCGCGAAAGAGTTTCTGTCATCAAACAAGAACCTGGGAGGACCAAACAGAGTGAGCAGCAGAACGAGGAGGTAG